From Proteus vulgaris:
GTGCAGTCATTTGTTCTGGCTCTAGAAATCGCATTTCATTAGTCGCCATTATTTTGCCTCCGAATAGCCCGCCCCTTGGCTTGCAGAGCAGACATAAATAGTTTCTTTCAACCCTGTTAAGGCTTCATATTGCGCTTTAACAGAGTCAACGACCTTATCCACTAAATCTGGTGTCACTAATGCTACGACACAACCGCCAAATCCACCACCAGTCATTCTCACACCACCACGATCACCGATCACCGATTTCACGATTTCAACCAATGAGTCAACCTCTTTGACTGTGATTTCAAAATCATCACGCATTGAGTGATGTGATTGCATCATTAATTGACTCAATGTGGTTAAATCACCACGACGTAAAGCTTCTGCAGCATCTAATGTACGACTATTTTCAGTAATAACATGGCGTGCCCGACGATAAACCACATCACTCATTACTGCTTTTTTAGCGAGTAGATCCTCTAATGTGGCATCTCTTAATGCAGTCACATTTAAAATATGAGCAACCTCTTCACACTGTTGGCGACGGGTATTGTATTCGCTATCAACTAAGCCACGCTTTTTATTGGTATTGATAATCATCACAACCATATTTTCGGGCATCGTTACGGCTGACGTTTCTAGTGAACGACAATCGATTAATAGTGCATGATTTTCTTCACCACAAGCCGAAATAAGCTGATCCATAATGCCACAGTTACAGCCAACAAATTGGTTTTCTGCTTTTTGGCCATTTAATGCAATCTCTTTTTGGCTAATAGGTAATTGATAAAGTGTTTTAAGCGTTTGACCAATAGCCACTTCTAACGCAGCGGAGGAGCTTAATCCCGCGCCTTGAGGGACATTTCCTGATATTGCGATATCCATACCATGAAAAGAATAATTGTCTTTTTGTAGAAAATGAATAACACCCCGAACATAATTCGCCCACATTTTATTAGGTAAAAATTCAATGGTGTTATCGAGGCTAAATTCATCAACCTCATTTTGGTAATCAACTGCAATCACTCGAATAATGTTATCTTCTCGTTTTGCTGCGGCGACGACCATTTGATAATTAATAGCACAAGGTAAAACAAAACCATCATTATAATCAGTGTGTTCACCAATAAGATTTACTCTTCCTGGCGCTTGAATAAAATGTGTAGGCGCATAACCAAAAATAGATGTAAATGAACGAGTCACATTATTAATAAGTGCCTGCATAATAAATCCTTAGCTTAAAATTAAGTAATAAAATCCCACCACATCATTATGTAAATAATGAGATGTTTGGTTTAATTTATTTGGTGCGCAAAAAGCAGATTAACTAAAATACCTTGCCATATTGCAGGTTATTAACGTTGCTCTTTATAATGAATGTCACTTAATTGACGTAAATTATTTGCCGCTTGTTCTGGTGTTAGGTCTCTTTGCGATTCCGCCAGCATTTCATATCCCACCATATATTTACGCACAGTGGCTGAACGTAATAATGGCGGGTAATAAAGTGCATGTAATTGCCAATGATCGGTATTTCTGCTGTCTTTAAAAGATGGCGCAAAATGCCACCCCATTGAATAAGGGAAAGAGCAATGAAATAAATTGTCATAACGGCTGGTTAGTTTTTTCATTGCAATAGCCAGATCATCGCGTTGAGCGCTATTTAACTCATTCATTCGACGAATATGCGTTTTAGGTAATAACATTGTTTCATAAGGCCAAGCTGCCCAATAAGGCACTATTGCCAGCCAATGCTCAGTTTCAACAACGGTTCGGCTTGCGTCTTTACATTCAGCATCAACATAATCAATTAATAAATTACGCCCGTATTTTTCAAAATACGTTTTCAAATGTGTATTTTTTTTCGCTAGTTCATTAGGTAAGAAATCACTCGCCCAAATTTGCCCATGAGGATGCGGTTGGGAACATCCCATTGTTTCACCTTTATTCTCGAACACTTGAACCCAAAGGTATTCTTTACTGAGCTCTTCTATTTGGTTATCCCAAGTATCGACAATTTTACGTAAGCTACTTAAAGGCAATTCAGGTATTGTTTTTCCATGATCAGGCGAAAAACAGATAACGCGACTAATTCCTCTTACTGCTTGTGTTTGAAATAAAGGATTTGATGAAGGATCAACATCATATTCATCTTGTAATAACGCGGAGTGATCGTTATTAAAGACATACGTTCCGGTATAATCTGGATTTTGATCACCAGAAACACGTATATTATTTGGGCACAAATAACAATGCGGATCATAAGAGGGAAGGGTCGCAATCTGAGGTTTTTCATCTTTACCATTCCAAGGTCGTTTCGCTCTATGAGGTGAAACCAAAATCCACTGATCAGTGAGTGGATTATAGCGACGATGAGGATGTTCAACAGGATCAAAAATCAGTTTTGACATAACCTTCTCTCTTATTTATTCAAGATTATCTGAATACTGTAAATCTTATTTCAGATAACCATTTGGGTTTTGTGACTGCCAACGCCAAGCATCAGCAGCCATATCATCAATTGAACGAATGGCTTTCCAATGCAAATCTCTCTCTGCTTTTGCGGGGCTTGACCAACATTCAGCGATATCACCAGGGCGGCGAGCTTGTAGTTGATAAGGGATCGGTTTACCACTGGCTTTACGAAATGCTTCAATCATTTCTATCACGCTCGTGCCGTTGCCCGTTCCTAAATTATAAATATGAAGACCCGCTTTTTTACCTAATGCATTTAACGCAGCGATATGGCCATCCGCCAGATCCATAACATGAATGTAATCACGAACGCCTGTGCCGTCTTTTGTTGGGTAGTCATTACCAAACACAGCAACGTGTTCACGACGACCAATAGCGACTTGAGAAATATATGGCGTTAAATTGTTTGGAATACCTTTAGGATCTTCTCCCATCGTGCCTGATGGATGGGCACCAACAGGATTAAAGTAGCGCAGTAAACTGATAGACCAGCTCTCATCAGCAACATATAAATCAGATAAAATACGCTCAACCATATATTTACTGGTGCCATATGGATTGGTTGTACCACCAACAGGTGAATCTTCATTAATAGGTACAGATTGAGGATCTCCATAAACCGTTGCTGATGAGCTAAAAATAATACTTTTAACACCAGCATCTCGCATACAGCGCACTAACACCAATGTGCCATTAACATTGTTGTCATAATATTCAATCGGCTTTTGAACAGATTCACCTACTGCTTTCAATCCCGCAAAATGAATAACAGATTGAATTGTATGTTTAGCAAAAATTGATGCTAATAATTGATCATTACGAATATCACCATTGTAGAACAGTGGGCGTTTACCGGTTAATGCTTCAACGCGGTTAAGCACTTCTTCATTCGCATTGCTAAGGTTATCTAAAATAATTGGGGTCATACCAGCTTCAATCATTTGAACGCAAGTATGACTACCAATATATCCCATGCCACCTGTCACTAATATTTCCACATTCACCTCTTTTGATTCAATTCAACGGAAAAGAGCAAGACGGTTTCTGTTCACTGACACAGAGTTTAACAAGATCAACAAAATAATTTCGTGATCAAACCGACATTTAATGTAAACGTTTACACTCTTTTCGCACACGCTTATATTTTATAAAAACCTTAATTTAGAATTGTATTACAGTAAGTTAATAAAGCATGTAATACATCCCACCTCTTTATCACTAAAAACAATACCTAGTAAAAGTAAACGATTACATCCAAATTAATCTGTTAATTACATGATAAAACTGACATTCAATACGTTTTATCATACCTTATTAAGCTCCCCGCTAATATGTTTAAGCGGAGTAAGAACACTCCCCCTCTAGATAATTCGGGGAAAAACGAGTCAACGACTACATACAATAATCACCATTAATAAGCACATTGAATATATACTCTAAATAATTCAAGTCACAGCTAGGCGACAAGTAAATGAGTTGCTAGGAGCATGTATTAGTATGTGACTAGTACGAATAAACGCATGTAGTTTGAAGTATGACGAGTATTGAAGTATGACAAGTATTGAATGGAGAACATAATGAAACCGATTGTCTTGCTCTACCAAAACCTGCCCGAAACACTGTACAAAAAACTGTCTAACTTTGCTGATATCAAACAATTTAATACGCTCTCTTTAGACTCGAATGATTTTCGTTCAGCACTTGCCAATGCTTCTGGATTACTAGGCGCTGGTGGCAATATTGATAAAAATTTTATAGACCACGCCCCTCATTTAAAAGCGGTTTCAACCGTTTCGGTTGGCTATGATAATGTTGATGTTAACGCACTAACTAAACGCAATATAAAGCTAATGCACACGCCAACCGTACTAACAGACACCGTTGCTGACACTATGATGGCATTAGTGCTTGCTGTATCAAGACGTATCCCAGAGCTCGCAGATAATGTTAAACAAGGCTTATGGGTCAAAGGTATCACACCAGATTGGTACGGTACTGATGTTCATCATAAAACCATGGGTATTCTTGGTATGGGCCGAATAGGCAAAGCATTGGCACAACGCGCCCACTTTGGTTTTAATATGAATATTCTTTATCACTCAAGGACAGAGTATACTGATGCAAATGACCGTTTTGATGCTAAGTATTGTGATTTAGATACGCTACTACAGCAATCTGATTTTGTGTGTATCACCTTACCATTAACACCAGAAACACATCATTTAATAAGCCAAAATCAGTTTTCGATGATGAAGCCCGACGCTTATTTAATTAATGCAGGTAGAGGAGCTGTCGTTGATGAAAAAGCATTAATTAATGCGCTAGAACAAAAAGAAATTGCAGGTGCTGGACTTGATGTTTTTGAAACAGAGCCACTGTCGCTGTCATCACCTTTATTGAGCATGAAAAATGTGGTTGCCGTTCCACATATTGGATCTGCGACAAAAGAAACTCGCTACGCAATGGCCGAATGTGCGGTAGATAATCTGATTGCGGCACTGAGTGATAACGTAAAAGAAAACTGCGTTAATTTCTAAAGTAGTAAATAGATCTTTTTGAGGTACAAAAAAGGTAATGGAAATTTACCATTACCTTTTTATTATATTTTTAATTTAAGCGGGATCTACGTGAGCCATCACACTTAATATCTGCTTATTTTGCAAAACATTATTGCGAGCACTAACGACAATCTCATGGCTTTCGCTAACAGTAAGATCCCCTTTTATTTCAAGATGTACATCTACCAATAAATAATCACCTGAACGGCGGGTTTTTAAATCATGCACACCTTGCACACCTGGGGTTGTAATCAGCTTCTGTTTAATTTCTTCCAAGGTTTCTTCATCTGCCCCTCTATCCATTAAATCTTGCAAGGCTTGATAAGTAAAACGCCATCCCATACGGCCAACAAATAAACCTACAATTAATGCTGCAAGCGGATCGAAGAACTTAAATCCAGCAAGACTACCAAGAATACCAATAGCAACAACTAATGAAGAGGCGGCATCTGAGCGCGCATGCCATGCATTCGCGACCAGCATATTAGAATCTACTTTTTTAGCGACACCAAGCATGTAACGAAAAAGCCCTTCTTTGGCCGCTAACGCTAATAAAGCAACATACAATGCAACGCGATGGACTTCAGGAATAGTTGAGGGATCTAAAACTTTATGGATTGCAGAAACCACCATGCCTAAGCCGACAATTAATAAAATAGTTCCAAGGATAAGTGAAGCTGCGTTTTCATAACGCAGATGACCATAAGGGTGATCTGCATCAGGTTGTTTTTGACTGCCTTTATTAGCAATTAAAACAACAAAATCAGCAATAAGATCAGAAAGTGAGTGAATACCATCTGCAATTAAGCCTTGAGAGTGTGAGAAAAAACCTACGGTAATTTGCCAAATGGATAAAAAAATATTAACAAAAATACTCACTAACGTGCTTTTTTTAGCTGCTTTAAACTTTTCAGACTGCGTATTACTAGCCCGATCCAACTCAATATCATCAATGTGATTATGTGTCATAATAATAATCTTATTTGGTTTTAAATAGCCTACTCTATTTATAATAGCTAAATAGAGTTCCATAGGTTATTTCAGGTTCCATAACTCATTGGTGAGGATAAAGGACGACTCTGAATAACAATCCAGTTTAGGGACTAAGATTGCTGTCCAGACATCATATTGAGATGTCATTACCTATTAATATGCCATATTTAATTCTTTATGTCTCTTATTTTTACTAATAAAATCTTATAGATACAGAACAATAATATAATTGATAATCATTCTTTTATGCATTTTCTCTTTGAGAACAAGGTAAAGATTTTTTATTTTTAAGACGATATTATTAATTGCTTTTCTGTCAGTAAGTTAAGGTGTATAACTTATTTTAATTATATTTTTGATATTATTTCAGCCAGTATTTACTTTTTTATGATTTATAATGTAAAGCAGTAAATAATCATTCTCACTCTTATTTAAAACACAGATCACAGCTATTTTTCACTATTATGTAATAATAGTAAATATTTTAAACTAACGCTAAGTGAGGTTTGTAATGTATAAGAAAATCCTAGTTCCTATTGATATTTTAGAAGATGAACTTTCTCAGGAACTGATCGCTCACATTGAACAAATTGCAAAGGTGGGTAAACCTGAGATCCACTTCCTCACCGTTATCCCTAACGCCGAACTTTTCTTTGGTATTGAATTTGCGGCTATTCCTGAAAAATTCAAAGATTCATCAGAACGCACTCGTCTTGCTTTTGTCGCACTACAAGAAATGATCAAAGATGCGAAAATTCCTGATGAGCAAATTATATGTAATGTGGGTGTTGGTAATGCAAAAGATGAAATTTTAGAATATGCCCGCCACATTGACGCTGATTTAATTGCGATTGCTTCGCATCGACCTAATGTTTCATCCTACTTATTAGGTTCAACAGCATCATCTATTGTACGTCATGCAAAAATGTCAGTTTTAGTTATCCGTTAATCTGTCACTTCAATAATAACAAAGCCCTTTGTTTCAATAACAAAGGGCTTTTAGTAAATTAAGGTCGTTTTAAATAAAGCTAGCTGTTATTTTTTAACTGAATCTTGGACAGTATCAGCAGCAGACCAAATACGGTATTTCACATCAACGTCTTTTGGTGCATAAATAACAATAGGTAATTTGCTGTTATAACGAATGAAGGCATCAGAGCCCATATTGGCCTGAACAAAAGCATCTTTCTTCGTGTTATCCGCACAACCCATCATAGTAGACATTGGGCCATTTAAATCACTAACAACATAATAGCTATAGCCCCAACCTTCTAAATTCTTTTCATCTAGTTCAGCACCAAACCACTGATGATTACAATCTACTTTTAGCTCTTTACCAACGATTAGCTCAACTTGGTAATTACCTTCATTATCTTTTTGTTCTAACTCGATAACATGACGAACTTGATTTTCTTGAGCTTTAGGATAAGGCGCAACTTTATCTAAACTGTCGGTAGCTTGTGCACACGCAGATAAAGACATAGCTGCTACTAAAGATAATATTACTTTGTTCATCACTTTCTCCATTTTTACAGCGAACACTTCGCTGTTAATAAAATTAGTCAGATGTTTTTATTGCTCATTATCTGAATACTAATATTTTTAGTGCTTGAATGCTAACATCTTAGTAAATATCACTATGAGAGGATAATTCTGAATGTTTTAAAAAGAAAAATCATGTTTTTTTATGAAATGTAAATTTGTGATACTCCACCATGCAGATATCCAATCTATGATTATACTGAAATAGAGACCCAATTTCTTTTCATAGGAGGTTATATGTTCTCAGATCAACAAGCCCTTGTTTCTCAATTAAGAAACAGTGATCCTCTCTTTCAGGCTCTCTACGATAAACATCATCGACTCAATCAAGAAATTGCAAAATTAGAAGGCCCTAATGGAGCAGGCTATAATGATGAAGTGGTCAAACTAAAAAAAGAAAAACTTCATCTCAAAGATGAAATGCAAAAAATACTTCAGAGAAGTGAAAAATAATGTTCTTTTTAAAGCGATGATAGATGTCATCGCTTTTTATGATTAAAAGCAAAGATATCACCCCATAAAGATGCATAATTAATGTATCTTTTGTTTTTTAGGGGTTCAACATGTCATCGATCCACGGTCATGAAGTTTTACAAATGATCCTTTCTTCAGATACCGCTTTTACCAAAGCGTCACTTATTGATGCTATTCATCAGCAATTTGGCAATGACTCTCGATTTCATACTTGTTCAGCTGAAAATATGACAGCAACTGAATTAGTTGATTTCTTAGAAAAAAAAGGGAAATTTATTCCTGCTGAAGGTGGTTTTACGACAAGTGAAAATAAAATTTGTCGCCATTGATAAATATACAATTTAAAACTCGATTGCCAGTGATTTCCTTTTCTAGTTAATGTGCTTTTAACTTTAAAAAATAAAAGACCATTATTTCTGGCAATCGTAAGGACTTTATTTATTGAACTTTAATCATCATCTGTTTGTAACCAAGAATCATCTTCCCAAACACTTTGAATAAGTTCCATAATATGTTCGTGCTTAGTTTCATCTTTTATGCCTGTAACTTGAATTGAGTTCATGCTACTAAAAGCGATACGAAACTGCATATCTGGGTATTCTGGAATAATCTTTTTTCTTAGTTCGTGTTCTAAAAGCGGAAATAATGAGTCGGTTATCTTAGATTGTTTATTAAATAAAATTTCCACACGCATTGGTTTCACCATTTAAAGGCAAATAAACTGTATATAAATACAGTATTATATTCTAGGAAAAAAGAAAAGCCTTTTTACTAAAATTTTTTCATCATTGTTCATTAAATAATTTTTTAGCGTCTCTATAGGCTTAATGATAAGATGCATAATAAATACACCATTGCTAAGAGAGAAAGATATGTCAGGAAAAAGAATTTCTCGTGAGAAACAAACCATTCAAAAAATGGTTTCTCTTTATGCAAAATCACACCCTGAAACCGACTCAGATTATTATCAAAAATTAATCGATTACGCCTACAACAGATTAGATAAATGTCGCTATGGTGAAGACAAACCCGCCTGTAAGCAGTGTCCTATCCATTGTTACCAACCTATAAAAAGAGAAACCATGAAACAAATCATGCGTTGGGCTGGTCCACGGATGCTGATTTATCATCCAATTTTGGCAATACGTCATCTTATTGATGATAAAAAACCGGTACCTCCGCTTCCTGAAAAAAAGCGTACTATTCGTTCAACTGAAAAATAAAGTCAGATTTATTCAATCGATATAAAACATGTTCCGCTAAAGGGTGAGTTTTATCTAATGCGGGATGAAAGAAGTTATCAAATTGATGCATACCTAATTTTTGCATCACACCTTGAGACGGAAGGTTTGGAACAGCAGTAAAAGCAACAACTTCATCTAGTTTCATCGTTTCAAAAGCAAATTTAAATACAGCTAAAGCGGCCTCATAAGTATATCCCTTACGCCAATGCTTTTGTCCTATACGCCAGCCAATTTCTACACAAGGACTAAAAGGTAAAGAGGCAGCTGGAATATTTAACCCAACAAAGCCAATAAATTCTTGGATTTCTTTTAATTCAACCGCCCACATTCCCCATCCATTTTGCTGAATAAATTTTTCACGGATAGTCTCAACCATTTTATCGCTTTCTAATTGAGATAAAGTGCAAGGAAAGTAACGCATCACTTCAGATGAGGAGTTAACTTCATAAAAAAATGGCGCTTTATCACTTTCACGCCATTCTCGTAAGTGTAGTCTAGGAGTCTCTAAATTCATCGTTATTCTCTATTTATACAGAGCTAAGGTAATATCGATAAAATAGGACAAGCAAAAAATAATGAAAAGAAGACTTATTTTTTATTTTCTTTTAGTTGGTTTTCTACAGGTGCCGTTACTTTATCTTTATTTACATTAGCACTTTCTTTGATTGAAACCACTCGTTGTTGAGCAACGGATTTAGCTTGATGTTCAACTTGCTCTGATTGCCCTGTAAAAATACCACCACGCTTAATAGACATACTTCCACAACGACTGGTACCACGTAACTCACCATGCTCTAAAATATCTAGATTATTTGCAGCACAAAT
This genomic window contains:
- the galK gene encoding galactokinase, which codes for MQALINNVTRSFTSIFGYAPTHFIQAPGRVNLIGEHTDYNDGFVLPCAINYQMVVAAAKREDNIIRVIAVDYQNEVDEFSLDNTIEFLPNKMWANYVRGVIHFLQKDNYSFHGMDIAISGNVPQGAGLSSSAALEVAIGQTLKTLYQLPISQKEIALNGQKAENQFVGCNCGIMDQLISACGEENHALLIDCRSLETSAVTMPENMVVMIINTNKKRGLVDSEYNTRRQQCEEVAHILNVTALRDATLEDLLAKKAVMSDVVYRRARHVITENSRTLDAAEALRRGDLTTLSQLMMQSHHSMRDDFEITVKEVDSLVEIVKSVIGDRGGVRMTGGGFGGCVVALVTPDLVDKVVDSVKAQYEALTGLKETIYVCSASQGAGYSEAK
- a CDS encoding UDP-glucose--hexose-1-phosphate uridylyltransferase — encoded protein: MSKLIFDPVEHPHRRYNPLTDQWILVSPHRAKRPWNGKDEKPQIATLPSYDPHCYLCPNNIRVSGDQNPDYTGTYVFNNDHSALLQDEYDVDPSSNPLFQTQAVRGISRVICFSPDHGKTIPELPLSSLRKIVDTWDNQIEELSKEYLWVQVFENKGETMGCSQPHPHGQIWASDFLPNELAKKNTHLKTYFEKYGRNLLIDYVDAECKDASRTVVETEHWLAIVPYWAAWPYETMLLPKTHIRRMNELNSAQRDDLAIAMKKLTSRYDNLFHCSFPYSMGWHFAPSFKDSRNTDHWQLHALYYPPLLRSATVRKYMVGYEMLAESQRDLTPEQAANNLRQLSDIHYKEQR
- the galE gene encoding UDP-glucose 4-epimerase GalE, producing the protein MEILVTGGMGYIGSHTCVQMIEAGMTPIILDNLSNANEEVLNRVEALTGKRPLFYNGDIRNDQLLASIFAKHTIQSVIHFAGLKAVGESVQKPIEYYDNNVNGTLVLVRCMRDAGVKSIIFSSSATVYGDPQSVPINEDSPVGGTTNPYGTSKYMVERILSDLYVADESWSISLLRYFNPVGAHPSGTMGEDPKGIPNNLTPYISQVAIGRREHVAVFGNDYPTKDGTGVRDYIHVMDLADGHIAALNALGKKAGLHIYNLGTGNGTSVIEMIEAFRKASGKPIPYQLQARRPGDIAECWSSPAKAERDLHWKAIRSIDDMAADAWRWQSQNPNGYLK
- the ghrB gene encoding glyoxylate/hydroxypyruvate reductase GhrB, whose amino-acid sequence is MKPIVLLYQNLPETLYKKLSNFADIKQFNTLSLDSNDFRSALANASGLLGAGGNIDKNFIDHAPHLKAVSTVSVGYDNVDVNALTKRNIKLMHTPTVLTDTVADTMMALVLAVSRRIPELADNVKQGLWVKGITPDWYGTDVHHKTMGILGMGRIGKALAQRAHFGFNMNILYHSRTEYTDANDRFDAKYCDLDTLLQQSDFVCITLPLTPETHHLISQNQFSMMKPDAYLINAGRGAVVDEKALINALEQKEIAGAGLDVFETEPLSLSSPLLSMKNVVAVPHIGSATKETRYAMAECAVDNLIAALSDNVKENCVNF
- a CDS encoding cation diffusion facilitator family transporter; this translates as MTHNHIDDIELDRASNTQSEKFKAAKKSTLVSIFVNIFLSIWQITVGFFSHSQGLIADGIHSLSDLIADFVVLIANKGSQKQPDADHPYGHLRYENAASLILGTILLIVGLGMVVSAIHKVLDPSTIPEVHRVALYVALLALAAKEGLFRYMLGVAKKVDSNMLVANAWHARSDAASSLVVAIGILGSLAGFKFFDPLAALIVGLFVGRMGWRFTYQALQDLMDRGADEETLEEIKQKLITTPGVQGVHDLKTRRSGDYLLVDVHLEIKGDLTVSESHEIVVSARNNVLQNKQILSVMAHVDPA
- a CDS encoding universal stress protein — translated: MYKKILVPIDILEDELSQELIAHIEQIAKVGKPEIHFLTVIPNAELFFGIEFAAIPEKFKDSSERTRLAFVALQEMIKDAKIPDEQIICNVGVGNAKDEILEYARHIDADLIAIASHRPNVSSYLLGSTASSIVRHAKMSVLVIR
- the eco gene encoding serine protease inhibitor ecotin, whose product is MNKVILSLVAAMSLSACAQATDSLDKVAPYPKAQENQVRHVIELEQKDNEGNYQVELIVGKELKVDCNHQWFGAELDEKNLEGWGYSYYVVSDLNGPMSTMMGCADNTKKDAFVQANMGSDAFIRYNSKLPIVIYAPKDVDVKYRIWSAADTVQDSVKK
- a CDS encoding DUF465 domain-containing protein; this encodes MFSDQQALVSQLRNSDPLFQALYDKHHRLNQEIAKLEGPNGAGYNDEVVKLKKEKLHLKDEMQKILQRSEK
- a CDS encoding YecH family metal-binding protein, with protein sequence MSSIHGHEVLQMILSSDTAFTKASLIDAIHQQFGNDSRFHTCSAENMTATELVDFLEKKGKFIPAEGGFTTSENKICRH
- a CDS encoding DinI-like family protein: MRVEILFNKQSKITDSLFPLLEHELRKKIIPEYPDMQFRIAFSSMNSIQVTGIKDETKHEHIMELIQSVWEDDSWLQTDDD
- a CDS encoding nitrous oxide-stimulated promoter family protein; protein product: MSGKRISREKQTIQKMVSLYAKSHPETDSDYYQKLIDYAYNRLDKCRYGEDKPACKQCPIHCYQPIKRETMKQIMRWAGPRMLIYHPILAIRHLIDDKKPVPPLPEKKRTIRSTEK
- a CDS encoding GNAT family N-acetyltransferase, giving the protein MNLETPRLHLREWRESDKAPFFYEVNSSSEVMRYFPCTLSQLESDKMVETIREKFIQQNGWGMWAVELKEIQEFIGFVGLNIPAASLPFSPCVEIGWRIGQKHWRKGYTYEAALAVFKFAFETMKLDEVVAFTAVPNLPSQGVMQKLGMHQFDNFFHPALDKTHPLAEHVLYRLNKSDFIFQLNE